Proteins encoded within one genomic window of Bacillus thuringiensis:
- the cdr gene encoding CoA-disulfide reductase: MSRKIVVVGGVAGGASVAARLRRLSEEDEIIMVERGEYISFANCGLPYYIGGVITERQKLLVQTVEKMSKRFNLDIRVLSEVVQINKEEKTITIKNVTTNETYNEEYDVLILSPGAKPIVPPIPGIEEAKALFTLRNVPDTDRIKAYIDEKKPRHATVIGGGFIGVEMVENLRERGIDVTLVEMANQVMPPIDYEMAAYVHEHMKNHNVELVFEDGVDALEESGNVVRLKSGSIIETDMIILAIGVQPESSLAKDAGLALGVRGTIKVNEKFQTSDPHVYAIGDAIEVKDFVTETETMIPLAWPANRQGRMLADIIHGHTDSLYKGTLGTSVAKVFDLTVASTGVNEKILKRLNIPYEVVHVQANSHAGYYPNATPVLIKLIFNKDSGKIYGAQALGRDGVDKRMDVIATAIKANLTVIDLPDLELSYAPPYSSAKDPVNMVGYAASNIVDGFVDTVQWHEIDRIVENGGYLIDVREPNELKQGMIKGSIHIPLDELRDRLDEVPVDKEIYITCQLGMRGYVAARMLMEKGYKVKNVDGGFKLYGTVLPERVVY; encoded by the coding sequence ATGTCTAGAAAAATAGTTGTAGTAGGTGGAGTTGCCGGCGGGGCATCAGTAGCTGCAAGACTTCGTCGTTTAAGTGAAGAAGATGAAATTATTATGGTGGAGCGCGGTGAATATATTTCATTTGCAAATTGTGGATTACCATACTATATTGGCGGTGTCATTACAGAAAGACAAAAATTATTAGTACAGACTGTTGAAAAGATGTCTAAGCGTTTTAATTTAGATATACGTGTATTGAGTGAAGTGGTACAGATTAATAAAGAAGAGAAAACAATTACGATAAAGAATGTAACTACAAATGAAACATATAACGAGGAATATGATGTGTTAATTCTGTCACCAGGAGCAAAACCAATTGTTCCACCTATTCCAGGTATTGAAGAAGCGAAGGCGTTGTTTACGTTACGAAATGTACCTGATACAGATCGTATTAAAGCGTATATTGATGAGAAGAAACCACGTCATGCGACGGTTATTGGTGGCGGGTTTATTGGCGTGGAGATGGTTGAAAACTTAAGAGAACGTGGAATTGATGTTACTCTCGTAGAGATGGCAAATCAAGTGATGCCACCAATCGATTATGAAATGGCGGCATACGTGCATGAGCATATGAAAAATCATAATGTTGAGCTTGTTTTTGAAGATGGTGTAGATGCATTAGAAGAAAGCGGGAATGTTGTACGTTTAAAAAGTGGCTCAATTATAGAGACAGATATGATTATTTTAGCAATTGGTGTACAACCAGAGAGTAGTTTAGCGAAGGATGCAGGATTAGCATTAGGAGTTAGAGGGACGATAAAAGTAAATGAGAAATTTCAAACATCGGATCCACATGTATATGCAATTGGTGATGCGATTGAAGTGAAAGATTTTGTTACAGAAACAGAAACGATGATTCCTTTAGCGTGGCCGGCTAATCGTCAAGGTCGCATGTTAGCTGATATTATTCATGGTCATACGGATTCTTTATATAAAGGTACGCTAGGAACTTCTGTAGCTAAAGTTTTTGATTTAACAGTTGCTTCGACTGGAGTAAATGAGAAAATATTAAAACGATTAAATATACCCTATGAGGTAGTGCATGTGCAGGCAAATTCTCATGCCGGGTACTATCCGAATGCTACGCCAGTACTAATAAAATTAATTTTTAATAAAGATAGTGGGAAAATTTATGGAGCGCAGGCGTTAGGGCGTGACGGTGTAGATAAGCGTATGGATGTTATCGCAACAGCCATAAAAGCAAATTTAACTGTAATTGATTTGCCAGATTTAGAATTATCATATGCTCCGCCTTATTCTTCTGCAAAAGATCCGGTAAACATGGTAGGGTATGCGGCAAGTAATATAGTGGATGGTTTTGTGGACACAGTACAATGGCATGAAATAGATCGTATTGTTGAAAATGGTGGGTATCTTATTGATGTTCGAGAGCCTAATGAACTAAAGCAAGGAATGATTAAAGGCTCTATTCATATTCCGTTAGATGAATTACGTGATCGTTTAGATGAAGTGCCAGTGGATAAAGAAATATATATCACTTGTCAACTTGGTATGAGAGGGTATGTTGCAGCGCGCATGTTAATGGAAAAAGGATATAAGGTAAAGAATGTAGATGGTGGCTTTAAATTGTATGGGACAGTATTACCAGAACGTGTTGTATATTAA
- a CDS encoding metal-sensitive transcriptional regulator → MEYNQDMKNRLKRIEGQVRGVLRMMEEGKDCREVITQLTASRSALDRTIGLVVGTNLEQCLREQFESGNGSNEELIKEAVQLLVKSR, encoded by the coding sequence ATGGAATATAATCAAGATATGAAAAATAGATTGAAACGTATTGAAGGTCAAGTTCGTGGTGTGCTTCGTATGATGGAAGAAGGAAAAGATTGCCGAGAGGTTATTACACAGTTAACGGCATCTCGTTCTGCACTTGATCGTACAATTGGACTTGTTGTGGGAACAAATTTAGAGCAATGTTTACGTGAACAGTTTGAAAGTGGTAATGGTTCAAATGAAGAGTTAATTAAAGAAGCTGTTCAATTACTTGTAAAAAGCCGATAA
- a CDS encoding sulfurtransferase TusA family protein has translation MSIKVDMNLDCKGLACPMPIVKTKKAMEGLTSGQVIEVQATDKGSTVDIQSWANKIGHQYIGTKQEGDILMHYVRKAHEHEVNEVAKYPHTITNSELEEILLSGEECIILDVREAAEFAFGHIPSAVSVPLGELDSAALDQKKQIYVVCRTGNRSDVACHMLKEKGYANVKNVIPGMLEWQGNIKN, from the coding sequence ATGAGTATAAAAGTGGATATGAATCTAGATTGTAAAGGTTTGGCTTGTCCGATGCCGATTGTAAAGACGAAGAAGGCGATGGAAGGTTTGACATCAGGGCAAGTGATTGAAGTTCAGGCAACGGATAAAGGGTCTACTGTAGATATACAAAGTTGGGCGAACAAAATAGGACATCAATATATCGGGACGAAACAAGAAGGCGATATTTTGATGCATTACGTTAGGAAAGCACATGAGCATGAAGTGAATGAAGTAGCGAAGTATCCTCATACAATTACGAATTCGGAATTGGAAGAGATATTATTAAGTGGTGAAGAGTGTATTATATTAGATGTTCGTGAAGCGGCGGAATTCGCTTTTGGTCATATTCCATCGGCTGTCTCCGTGCCGTTAGGAGAATTAGACAGTGCAGCATTAGATCAGAAGAAGCAAATTTATGTTGTTTGCCGAACTGGTAACCGTAGTGATGTAGCTTGCCACATGTTGAAAGAGAAAGGTTATGCAAATGTGAAAAATGTCATTCCAGGTATGTTAGAGTGGCAAGGGAATATAAAGAATTAA
- a CDS encoding MBL fold metallo-hydrolase — protein sequence MSVKSLQAKDVAEKVLFGELFILDVRNEKDYEDWKIEGKEVTSMNVPYFDLLEGVDHIVSELPKDKDVLVVCAKEGSSIFVAEQLTEAGLENIYYLAGGMKAWSEYVKPIKVGDLKNGGSMYQFNRLGKGCLSYMVVSNGEAAVIDAVRTVEAYEEFAKEHDVTITNVMDTHLHADHISGGRKLAEKVGGTYWLPPKDAEEVVFAYEPLVEGTVITVGGTKIEIDALYSPGHTIGSTSFIVDDSYLLSGDILFVDSIGRPDLAGKAEDWVSDLRNTLYSRYKELSQSLIVLPAHYSKISEMDESGIVSAKLKDLFAYNAGLNIEDEGEFRKVVTENLPPQPNAYEEIRQTNMGKIHPSVDEEREMEIGPNRCAVHE from the coding sequence ATGAGTGTTAAATCATTACAAGCAAAAGATGTTGCAGAGAAAGTTTTATTCGGAGAGTTGTTTATTTTAGATGTTCGTAATGAGAAGGATTATGAAGATTGGAAAATTGAAGGGAAAGAAGTTACTTCAATGAATGTGCCGTACTTTGATTTATTAGAGGGTGTAGATCATATTGTAAGTGAATTACCTAAAGATAAAGATGTTTTAGTAGTATGCGCAAAAGAAGGGTCTTCTATATTTGTAGCAGAGCAATTAACAGAGGCTGGATTAGAAAATATTTATTATTTAGCTGGTGGTATGAAGGCATGGAGTGAATATGTAAAGCCTATAAAAGTTGGAGATTTAAAAAATGGAGGAAGTATGTATCAGTTTAACCGTCTTGGAAAAGGCTGTTTATCTTATATGGTCGTTTCAAACGGTGAAGCAGCAGTTATTGATGCAGTAAGAACAGTTGAAGCATATGAAGAATTTGCGAAAGAGCATGATGTTACGATTACGAATGTAATGGATACACATTTACATGCAGACCATATTTCTGGAGGACGTAAGTTAGCGGAAAAAGTAGGGGGTACGTATTGGTTACCGCCAAAAGATGCGGAGGAAGTTGTTTTCGCATACGAACCGCTTGTAGAAGGAACTGTTATTACGGTGGGGGGTACTAAAATTGAAATTGATGCATTATACTCACCAGGGCATACGATTGGAAGTACGTCATTCATTGTAGATGATTCTTATTTATTATCAGGCGATATTTTATTTGTAGATTCAATTGGGCGTCCTGACCTTGCTGGGAAAGCTGAAGATTGGGTAAGTGATTTACGTAATACTTTGTATAGCCGATATAAAGAACTATCTCAAAGTTTAATTGTGTTACCGGCTCATTATTCAAAAATAAGTGAAATGGACGAAAGTGGTATTGTTAGCGCAAAATTAAAAGATTTGTTTGCGTATAATGCAGGATTAAATATTGAGGATGAGGGAGAGTTCCGTAAAGTTGTAACAGAGAATTTACCACCTCAGCCAAATGCATATGAAGAAATTCGTCAAACGAATATGGGTAAAATTCATCCAAGTGTAGATGAAGAGCGTGAAATGGAGATTGGTCCAAATCGTTGTGCAGTTCATGAATAA
- a CDS encoding sulfurtransferase TusA family protein, whose amino-acid sequence MMNVKQVLDAKGLACPMPIVKTKKAMEALQSGEVLEVHLTDKGAIKDIPAWSQKGGHEVLKHTEEEGELKFWIKKA is encoded by the coding sequence ATGATGAATGTAAAACAAGTATTAGATGCGAAAGGATTAGCATGTCCAATGCCAATTGTAAAAACAAAGAAGGCAATGGAAGCATTACAATCAGGAGAAGTGTTAGAAGTACACTTAACAGATAAAGGTGCGATTAAAGATATTCCAGCATGGTCACAAAAAGGCGGTCATGAAGTGTTAAAGCATACAGAAGAAGAAGGTGAATTAAAGTTCTGGATCAAGAAAGCATAG
- a CDS encoding rhodanese-like domain-containing protein, translating to MDVKTILNVILIVLVSWLIISRFLPVRGVKNISGKDLKRMMGQKNKQFIDVRTAGEYRGNNIKGFRNIPLNELANKAQQLDKHKEVIILCQSGMRSKQAAKVLKKLGFQHVINVSGGMNGL from the coding sequence ATGGATGTAAAGACAATATTGAATGTAATCTTAATTGTACTTGTATCGTGGCTTATTATTTCTCGCTTCTTACCAGTTAGAGGAGTGAAAAATATTTCAGGAAAAGATTTAAAACGTATGATGGGGCAAAAGAATAAACAATTTATTGATGTGCGGACAGCTGGTGAATATAGAGGGAACAATATTAAAGGATTTCGGAATATCCCATTAAATGAACTAGCTAATAAGGCGCAACAATTAGATAAACATAAAGAAGTTATTATTCTTTGTCAGAGCGGGATGAGAAGTAAGCAGGCTGCAAAAGTATTAAAAAAATTAGGATTTCAGCATGTTATCAATGTTTCAGGCGGGATGAATGGTTTGTGA
- a CDS encoding rhodanese-like domain-containing protein: protein MKEMTAKELEEKLLRKEAVNIVDVREVEEVAEGKIPEACNIPLGLLEFRMHDLDKKKEYIIVCRSGGRSARAVQFLEGYGFRVVNMVGGMLAWEGKVE from the coding sequence ATGAAAGAAATGACAGCAAAAGAATTAGAAGAAAAATTATTACGTAAAGAAGCAGTAAATATTGTGGATGTACGTGAAGTAGAAGAAGTAGCTGAAGGGAAAATTCCAGAAGCATGTAATATTCCACTAGGACTATTAGAATTTCGTATGCATGATTTGGATAAAAAGAAAGAATATATTATCGTTTGTCGCTCTGGCGGAAGAAGTGCAAGAGCAGTTCAGTTTTTAGAAGGTTACGGTTTTCGAGTGGTTAATATGGTAGGTGGTATGTTAGCGTGGGAAGGTAAAGTAGAATAG
- a CDS encoding DsrE/DsrF/DrsH-like family protein yields MEQQKKTTIVLFSGDYDKAMAAYIIANGAAAYDQEVTIFHTFWGLNALRKDEHVKVKKTFIEKVFGKMMPRGADKMGLSKMNFAGMGPKMIKGIMKKHNAMPLPDLMDLAKEQGIKLVACQMTVDLLGLKEEEIMEGVEFAGVGAYLADASDGNVNLFI; encoded by the coding sequence ATGGAACAACAGAAGAAAACAACAATTGTTTTATTTAGCGGAGATTATGATAAAGCGATGGCTGCTTATATTATTGCAAATGGTGCAGCTGCTTATGATCAAGAGGTTACTATTTTTCATACCTTCTGGGGATTAAATGCTTTAAGGAAAGATGAACATGTGAAGGTAAAGAAAACTTTTATCGAAAAAGTATTTGGAAAAATGATGCCGCGCGGCGCTGATAAGATGGGATTATCAAAAATGAATTTTGCCGGTATGGGACCAAAGATGATTAAAGGTATTATGAAAAAACATAATGCGATGCCTTTACCAGATTTAATGGATTTGGCGAAAGAACAAGGGATTAAACTAGTAGCTTGTCAAATGACAGTAGATTTATTAGGGTTAAAAGAGGAAGAGATTATGGAAGGGGTAGAGTTTGCAGGAGTAGGAGCTTATTTAGCAGATGCTTCAGATGGGAATGTGAACTTATTCATTTAA
- a CDS encoding sulfite exporter TauE/SafE family protein produces the protein MSLVVLLFIIGFIGSFISGMVGIGGAIINYPMILYIPVLLGFTGYTSHEVSGITAVQVFFATFAGAWAYRKSNDMDKTLVLYMGASILIGSFIGSFGANVLEEHTVNVVYAALATIAAIMMFVPKRNNGNEVKYNKWLASLLAFIVGGASGIIGAGGSFLLVPIMLVILKLPIRTTIATSIAITFISSVGITTGKVITGQVVVIPALIIALASIVAAPLGARVGKRINQKALQYMLSILIVGTAVKMWIDMISK, from the coding sequence GTGAGTTTAGTCGTATTACTTTTTATAATTGGGTTTATAGGATCGTTTATATCAGGAATGGTTGGAATTGGCGGTGCGATTATTAATTATCCGATGATCTTATACATTCCTGTATTGCTAGGATTTACTGGTTATACGTCACATGAAGTGAGTGGTATTACAGCGGTGCAAGTATTCTTTGCAACTTTTGCAGGGGCATGGGCCTATCGGAAAAGTAATGATATGGATAAAACGCTAGTTTTGTATATGGGAGCTAGTATATTAATAGGAAGTTTCATAGGGAGTTTTGGTGCTAACGTATTGGAGGAACATACGGTAAATGTTGTTTATGCAGCATTAGCAACAATTGCTGCTATTATGATGTTCGTACCGAAACGTAATAATGGCAATGAAGTGAAATATAATAAATGGTTAGCAAGCTTGTTAGCTTTTATTGTAGGCGGAGCATCAGGCATTATAGGTGCTGGAGGTTCGTTCCTTTTAGTTCCAATTATGCTAGTTATTTTAAAATTACCAATACGTACAACAATAGCGACATCTATCGCTATTACGTTTATTTCCTCAGTAGGGATTACAACTGGAAAAGTAATAACTGGGCAAGTAGTTGTAATTCCAGCTCTTATTATTGCACTTGCAAGTATCGTTGCTGCGCCGCTTGGAGCGCGAGTTGGGAAGAGGATCAATCAAAAAGCACTACAATATATGTTATCGATTTTGATTGTAGGCACTGCTGTTAAGATGTGGATTGATATGATATCGAAATAA
- a CDS encoding LCP family protein, translated as MEQNPSLQENTRSKPKKGKKKTKIIISVILFFLIVGGGYTWFLVNKASSAVRNAAHDLARGDKSDLRDKAVKPITNNVSVLIMGVDESDVRGKEYGEAIRTDALLLATFNKDSKTVKLLSIPRDTYTYIPVEKKKDKITHAHAYGSTKNGKDGGPQASIDAVEKLMNVPVDYFVKFNFKSFMKIVDDLGGIEVDVPVEFTEQDSNDNADAIHLKKGVQKLNSEEALALARTRHIDSDAMRGQRQQLVIEAILKKLTSVGSVTKVGNIIDDINGQFVTNLTFDDMLSFYKYGSDSEIEKLQIQGEDCYMEKGDDTCSKSAGGGRTYYYNPDKKELANVTNELRAHLGLPAYTKTDSDSKKTSTEKTKESKSENSSERESSNNEVKNKNKNSSENTETSSNDNE; from the coding sequence ATGGAGCAAAACCCATCTTTGCAAGAAAATACACGCAGTAAACCGAAAAAAGGTAAGAAAAAAACAAAAATTATTATAAGCGTTATTCTATTCTTTTTAATAGTAGGTGGCGGTTATACTTGGTTTTTAGTAAATAAAGCATCTTCTGCTGTTCGAAATGCCGCACACGATTTAGCGCGCGGTGATAAATCTGATTTACGTGACAAAGCTGTAAAACCTATTACGAACAATGTCTCTGTCTTAATCATGGGTGTTGATGAAAGCGATGTCCGTGGGAAAGAATATGGTGAAGCTATAAGAACGGATGCACTATTACTTGCAACGTTTAATAAAGATAGCAAAACTGTAAAACTATTAAGTATTCCACGAGATACATATACTTATATCCCAGTGGAAAAGAAAAAAGATAAAATTACACACGCTCATGCATACGGTTCTACTAAAAACGGAAAAGATGGTGGACCACAAGCAAGTATCGATGCAGTTGAAAAATTAATGAATGTTCCTGTCGATTACTTTGTAAAGTTTAATTTCAAATCATTTATGAAAATTGTCGATGATTTAGGCGGGATTGAAGTCGATGTACCAGTTGAATTTACTGAACAAGATAGTAATGATAATGCTGATGCAATTCATCTGAAAAAAGGTGTTCAAAAGCTAAATAGTGAAGAAGCTCTTGCTCTTGCTAGAACGCGCCATATCGATAGTGATGCAATGCGTGGACAACGTCAACAACTCGTTATTGAAGCGATTTTAAAGAAACTAACAAGCGTTGGATCTGTAACAAAAGTTGGTAACATCATTGATGATATTAATGGACAATTCGTTACAAACTTAACATTCGATGATATGCTTTCATTCTATAAGTATGGATCGGATTCAGAAATTGAGAAATTACAAATTCAAGGTGAAGACTGCTATATGGAAAAAGGTGACGATACATGTAGCAAATCTGCTGGTGGCGGCCGAACGTATTACTACAATCCAGATAAAAAAGAATTAGCAAATGTTACGAATGAACTTCGTGCTCACCTTGGATTACCTGCATATACAAAAACAGACTCTGATTCGAAAAAAACAAGCACAGAGAAAACAAAAGAATCTAAGTCTGAAAATTCAAGTGAACGCGAATCAAGTAACAATGAAGTGAAAAATAAGAATAAAAATAGCAGTGAAAACACAGAAACATCGTCTAACGACAATGAATAA
- a CDS encoding YhdH/YhfP family quinone oxidoreductase, with protein MNHTSFRAIVVNETESKQFVRNVVEREVSSLPEGDILIQVHYSSLNYKDALSATGNKGVTRTYPHTPGIDAAGVVVSSEDATIKAGDQVIVTGYDLGMNTSGGFGEYIRVPASWIVPLPEGMSLKESMMYGTAGFTAALSVYKLIRAGVTPSMGDVLVTGATGGVGSVAVSILSKLGFNVVGATGKMEEEQMLLRLGAKKVIHRAELNDDSGRPMLKGIYAGVIDTVGGHMLETALKTVKYGGCVTTCGNVAGQELQTTVYPFILRGISLLGIDSVQCPVDVRRDVWTLLANEWANKELLSYTEECTLEELDEKFTLILQGKLKGRTVISMK; from the coding sequence ATGAATCATACATCATTCCGAGCAATTGTTGTAAACGAAACAGAAAGTAAGCAGTTTGTAAGAAACGTTGTAGAGAGAGAAGTAAGTAGTTTACCTGAGGGAGACATATTAATACAGGTTCATTATTCTTCATTAAATTATAAAGATGCTCTTTCAGCCACAGGTAATAAAGGTGTTACGAGAACATATCCTCATACGCCAGGGATTGATGCAGCAGGAGTGGTTGTGAGTAGTGAAGATGCTACCATTAAAGCAGGAGATCAAGTCATTGTAACGGGATATGATTTAGGGATGAATACTTCGGGTGGTTTCGGAGAATATATTCGCGTGCCGGCGTCTTGGATTGTTCCTTTACCAGAGGGAATGTCATTAAAGGAAAGTATGATGTACGGGACAGCAGGTTTTACAGCTGCTTTATCAGTATATAAGCTTATTAGAGCGGGAGTAACGCCTAGTATGGGCGATGTTTTAGTAACGGGTGCTACAGGTGGCGTAGGGAGTGTAGCTGTTAGTATTTTAAGTAAGTTAGGATTTAACGTAGTAGGGGCGACAGGAAAAATGGAAGAGGAACAGATGCTACTACGTCTAGGAGCGAAAAAAGTGATTCATCGCGCGGAATTGAATGATGACTCAGGAAGACCAATGCTTAAAGGAATATACGCCGGAGTTATTGATACTGTAGGTGGACATATGTTAGAAACAGCTTTAAAAACAGTAAAGTATGGTGGTTGCGTAACGACATGCGGTAATGTGGCAGGTCAGGAATTACAAACAACGGTATATCCGTTTATTTTGCGGGGCATAAGCCTTTTAGGAATAGACTCAGTGCAATGCCCAGTGGATGTGAGAAGAGATGTGTGGACACTCTTAGCAAATGAATGGGCAAATAAAGAGTTACTATCTTATACAGAAGAATGTACATTAGAAGAATTAGATGAGAAGTTTACACTTATATTGCAAGGAAAGTTAAAAGGAAGAACAGTTATAAGTATGAAATGA
- a CDS encoding Na/Pi cotransporter family protein, with the protein MEYNVQEMIFQFIGGLGIFLFGIKYMGDGLQQAAGDRLRDILDRFTTNPLMGVLAGMLVTVLIQSSSGTTALTVGLVSAGFMTLRQAIGVIMGANIGTTVTAFIIGIKIGEYALPIMAVGAILLFFFKNKKVHSFGQVIFGFGMLFFGLELMSTGMKPLRSLESFQELMVSMSDNPILGIVVGTVFTLIVQSSSATIGILQELFGQGAIDLQASLPVLFGDNIGTTITAVLAAIGTSIAARRAALVHVIFNIVGTIIFTILLVPFTSLIQYFQTSLNLNPEMTIAFAHGTFNVTNTIIQFPFIAVLAWIVTKIIRGEDAAIDFKPQHLNPIFIEQSPAIALTEVQKEVVRMAEFSLHGLNEANQFLNTQDKKHADMATQLEGAINNLDKKITEYLVLLSEKPLSPTDSEKHSVLAGVVGDIERVGDHVENLVELVDFQISNRVSLSDEALTELNEMLELTISTLQDAINALTNFDTELAQTVIAKERKIDQMERVLRKRHVLRLNERSCSGDASIIFVDMVSNLERIGDHAVNIADGVLGEQGKINLKQSL; encoded by the coding sequence GTGGAATATAATGTTCAAGAAATGATCTTCCAGTTCATTGGTGGATTAGGTATTTTCTTATTTGGTATTAAATACATGGGCGATGGACTGCAACAAGCAGCTGGAGATCGTCTTCGCGATATTCTAGATCGCTTTACAACAAACCCACTTATGGGTGTACTAGCAGGTATGTTAGTTACTGTATTAATCCAATCAAGTTCAGGAACAACCGCTTTAACAGTTGGACTTGTAAGTGCCGGGTTTATGACATTAAGACAAGCAATTGGTGTTATTATGGGTGCGAACATCGGTACGACAGTTACTGCATTTATTATCGGAATTAAAATCGGAGAATATGCTCTCCCAATTATGGCAGTTGGAGCAATCTTATTATTCTTCTTTAAAAATAAAAAAGTACATTCTTTCGGTCAAGTTATATTCGGTTTTGGTATGTTATTCTTCGGTTTAGAATTAATGAGCACAGGTATGAAGCCTCTTCGCTCTTTAGAATCATTCCAAGAATTAATGGTTAGCATGAGTGACAATCCAATTCTAGGTATCGTTGTCGGTACAGTTTTCACTTTAATTGTACAAAGTTCAAGCGCAACAATCGGTATTTTACAAGAACTATTCGGTCAAGGTGCAATCGATTTACAAGCTTCTCTTCCTGTATTATTCGGTGATAACATCGGTACGACAATTACAGCTGTATTAGCAGCTATCGGTACTTCTATTGCTGCAAGACGTGCCGCATTAGTTCATGTTATTTTTAATATCGTCGGTACGATTATCTTTACGATTTTATTAGTACCTTTTACAAGTTTAATTCAATATTTCCAAACGTCATTAAACTTAAATCCAGAAATGACAATCGCATTTGCACACGGAACATTTAATGTAACAAATACTATTATTCAGTTCCCATTCATAGCTGTATTAGCATGGATTGTAACAAAAATTATTCGCGGAGAAGATGCAGCCATTGACTTCAAACCGCAACATTTAAATCCAATCTTTATTGAACAATCTCCAGCCATCGCTTTAACAGAAGTTCAAAAAGAAGTTGTCCGTATGGCTGAGTTTTCATTACATGGATTAAACGAAGCAAATCAATTTTTAAACACACAAGACAAAAAACACGCTGATATGGCTACTCAATTAGAAGGAGCTATTAACAATTTAGATAAAAAAATTACCGAGTATTTAGTTTTACTATCAGAAAAGCCGCTTTCACCTACGGACTCTGAGAAGCATTCAGTTCTAGCGGGTGTTGTTGGAGATATTGAACGTGTCGGTGATCATGTAGAAAACCTTGTAGAACTTGTAGACTTCCAAATTTCAAATCGTGTTTCTCTATCAGACGAAGCACTAACTGAATTAAATGAAATGCTTGAATTAACAATTTCAACATTACAAGATGCAATCAACGCTTTAACAAACTTCGATACTGAACTAGCACAAACGGTTATTGCAAAAGAACGTAAAATCGATCAAATGGAACGTGTTCTTCGTAAACGTCACGTATTACGTCTAAACGAACGTAGCTGTTCCGGCGATGCAAGTATCATCTTCGTTGATATGGTAAGTAACTTAGAGCGTATCGGTGATCATGCTGTAAATATTGCTGACGGTGTTTTAGGTGAACAAGGTAAAATCAATTTAAAACAATCCTTATAA